Proteins encoded by one window of Castor canadensis chromosome 2, mCasCan1.hap1v2, whole genome shotgun sequence:
- the LOC109679516 gene encoding olfactory receptor 9A4-like: MDNNSSATEFYLLGFPGSQELHHVLFSIFFFFYSVSLLGNMVIITIVCVVDKRLQSPMYFFLSHLSVLEILVTTVIVPVMLWGLLIPGMQTISLTGCVVQLFLYLALGTTEFALLGAMAVDRYVAICNPLRYTIIMNSHTCIWVVIVSWVFGFLSEIWPVYATFQFTFCKSNQLDHFYCDRGQLLKLSCDDTFFTEFILFLMAIFIIIGSLIPTIVSYTYIISTILKIPSAASQRKAFSTCASHFTFVVIGYGSCFFLYVKPKQTQAAEYNRVASLLVSVVTPFLNPFIFTLWNDKVKEALRDGVKSCCNLLMN; encoded by the coding sequence ATGGACAATAACTCTAGTGCCACTGAATTCTACCTTCTAGGCTTCCCTGGGTCCCAAGAACTACATCACGttcttttttctatattctttttcttctattcagTATCATTACTGGGAAACATGGTCATCATCACGATTGTCTGTGTTGTTGATAAACGTCTTCAGTcccccatgtatttcttccttagTCATCTCTCTGTCCTGGAAATCCTGGTCACAACCGTAATTGTCCCTGTGATGCTTTGGGGGTTGTTGATCCCTGGGATGCAAACAATATCTCTGACTGGATGTGTTGTCCAACTCTTTCTGTACCTTGCTCTGGGGACCACAGAGTTTGCATTGCTTGGAGCAATGGCTGTGGACCGATACGTGGCTATTTGCAATCCTTTGAGATACACCATCATCATGAACAGTCACACCTGCATTTGGGTGGTAATTGTGTCATGGGTGTTTGGGTTTCTTTCTGAAATCTGGCCTGTCTATGCCACGTTTCAGtttactttctgcaaatcaaatcAGTTAGACCATTTTTACTGTGACCGAGGGCAATTGCTTAAACTCTCCTGTGATGATACTTTTTTCACcgagtttattctttttttaatggctattttcattatcattggtTCTTTGATACCTACAATTGTCTCATACACCTACATCATCTCTACCATCCTCAAGATCCCCTCAGCTGCCAGCCAGAGAAAAGCCTTCTCCACTTGTGCCTCCCACTTCACTTTTGTTGTAATTGGCTACGGCAGCTGCTTCTTCCTCTACGTGAAACCCAAGCAAACTCAGGCAGCTGAGTACAACAGGGTAGCATCCCTGCTGGTCTCCGTGGTGACCCCTTTTCTGAACCCTTTCATCTTCACCCTCTGGAATGACAAAGTCAAAGAGGCCCTTCGGGATGGAGTGAAAAGCTGCTGCAATCTCCTCATGAATTAG